In the Bacteroidia bacterium genome, CGTTATTCTCATCAATTTTCAGCATTTGCTGATAAATCTCTCTTGCTTTTTCAAAGTCACCTTCAGAAACATATGACTCTGCAAGAATTCCGTAGTATCTTACTTCGGTAGGGTTGCTTTTTATGAGATTTCTTATTTCATCATATGCTTTTTCTTTATTTCCTTTTACTAAATAAATACGTTCTTTTTCTAATGTTACAGTTTCGTTAACTCCATAATTAGTTTCAATGCTTTCGTATGCTTTTAAGGCTTCGTCGTATTTTTTTATGTAATTATAAAGGTTAGCTAATTCGTATAGAAAATCAACCCGGTCGGGGTTCTCTTTTAAAAGATCCTTGTATACTGCAATGGCAGAATTTGCATCTTTTGTTTGCTTATAAAGAACAGCCAGCATTGCTTTGTACCAATTGTTACGAGGATTAAGTTTTACTGCTTTTTTTGCATAATCTATAGCAGTAGCATAATCTTCTTTCTGTACCAAAAGTGTTGCAAGTTCATAATATGCAGCAGCACTTGTGGGGTCAAGTTTTTTACACTTTTCATATAAATAATTAGCTTCATCAAAATTTCCCAGCATTTTTTGTTTTTCGGCTTCCATAAACGAATAGTTAAATTCGTAACGGTCTCTTGCCGATAATGGATCTTCGCCACCTTTGCTATGCTTCAGAAGATTGCACGAACTAAAAAAAGCTGCAATTAGAAAAACAAATATGGGTGTGGCTTTTGTCATTATTATCTTTGAAGTGAAGTGTAATCACCTATGTTAACTTCAGATGAATTTCCGTGAAGTTCGGTATGATTTCCTACTATCGAATTGTGAATTGTTATTCCTTCAATGTATGCATAGCGCTGAACAATGCTGTCGCGAATAATTGAATTTTTTATTGTAGTATGTTTTCCTACGGAAAGGTGTGGACCTAATACACAGTTTTCAATTTTAGCTTCGTGTCCGATAAAACAAGGAGGGATAATAATTGAATTTATTATTTCAGCGTCGTCAGAGATAAGCTCTTCAGGTTTACTAAGCTCAAGAATTCTTTTTGTTGTGTATAATGTTGCTTCTTTATTACCACAGTCAAACCATTCTTCTACCTGGCTTGTACGTAATTTCATGCCTTTGTTTTTCATGTTCTGAAGCGCATCAGTTAACTGATATTCTCCATTTACAACGATGTTTTTATCAATCAGATACTGCAATTCATTTTTAAGATTTAATCCATCTTTAAAATAATAAATTCCAATAATAGCAAGGTCGGAAACAAATGTTTTTGGCTTTTCAATAAAATCTGAAATCACGCCATCACTATTTAACTTAACTACTCCAAAAGCGCTTGGATCTGCAACCTGATGAACCCAGATAATGCTTTCTGCTTCGTTTTCAAGTTTAAATTCTGCTCTGAAAAGTGTGTCGGCAAAAGCAACTATAACTTTTCCCGAAAGTGAAGGTGCTGCACATAAAACAGCATGAGCAGTTCCGAGGGGTTGTGATTGATAATAAATTCTTGGTGTAATGCCCATATCGGTTGCTATTGAACATAAACTTTCTTCCACCTCTTTTCCGAAATCGCCAATCACATATGCAATTTCCTCGATTGGCTCTGAAGATATTTTTGCAAGATCTTCAACTAATCTTTGAACAATTGGTTTTCCTGCAATTGGTATCAATGGCTTTGGAACTGTTAATGTGTGTGGGCGCATACGCTTACCCATACCTGCCATTGGAATTATTATTTTCATCTTTTTACTTTTTAATGTTTTCCGGTATGACCAAATCCACCTGCACCACGATCTGTTTCTTCGAGGCTTTCGGTATTTTCCCAAACAACAGTTTCGTGTTTGGCAACAACCATTTGACAAATTCTTTCACCGTTTTCAACTGTAAAATTTTCAGCCGATAGGTTTACAAGAATAA is a window encoding:
- a CDS encoding NTP transferase domain-containing protein translates to MKIIIPMAGMGKRMRPHTLTVPKPLIPIAGKPIVQRLVEDLAKISSEPIEEIAYVIGDFGKEVEESLCSIATDMGITPRIYYQSQPLGTAHAVLCAAPSLSGKVIVAFADTLFRAEFKLENEAESIIWVHQVADPSAFGVVKLNSDGVISDFIEKPKTFVSDLAIIGIYYFKDGLNLKNELQYLIDKNIVVNGEYQLTDALQNMKNKGMKLRTSQVEEWFDCGNKEATLYTTKRILELSKPEELISDDAEIINSIIIPPCFIGHEAKIENCVLGPHLSVGKHTTIKNSIIRDSIVQRYAYIEGITIHNSIVGNHTELHGNSSEVNIGDYTSLQR